One stretch of Corynebacterium auriscanis DNA includes these proteins:
- the cas7e gene encoding type I-E CRISPR-associated protein Cas7/Cse4/CasC yields MSLVIDIHALQTLPPSLINRDDTGAPKTAVYGGVPRQRVSSQSWKRAIRKYFQDHVKAVEIGDRSKRFPQIIAEMVQAHDGWDQARAIQSVTDLFKAAGIGLDDPKKRLKEVENSDAEHTEDELTVAAYPRTKYLIFLSPHQVERAAKAIIESDGGKLKKKDAQEILDTEHSVDMAMFGRMVADDAAYNVDAAVQVAHALGIHRSAPEFDYFTAVDDLAAKGEETGAGMIGTVQMMSSMLYRYATINLNGLVQNLDSADNARQAAVQFVEAFIESMPTGKINTFANQTLPSLVYIAVRDTRPVSLVTAFETPVDALDSNELRVSAAQAMAREEAEFEEVYGLQPRAAFVLGIKDTRAAFADLAKEVTLPNLRSELDDALRAMSEQKR; encoded by the coding sequence ATGTCCCTTGTTATTGATATTCACGCTCTGCAGACCCTGCCACCGTCATTGATAAACCGTGATGATACTGGCGCTCCAAAAACGGCCGTCTACGGAGGAGTGCCACGTCAACGCGTATCCTCCCAGTCCTGGAAGCGAGCTATTCGGAAGTATTTCCAAGATCATGTGAAGGCCGTTGAGATTGGGGATCGCTCCAAGCGCTTCCCACAAATAATTGCCGAGATGGTTCAGGCCCATGACGGGTGGGATCAAGCACGGGCGATTCAGTCGGTAACTGATCTGTTCAAGGCTGCAGGCATTGGACTGGATGACCCTAAGAAGCGGCTCAAAGAGGTAGAGAACTCCGATGCTGAGCACACCGAGGATGAGTTGACGGTGGCTGCATACCCACGGACAAAATACCTCATTTTCCTTAGTCCTCACCAAGTGGAACGTGCTGCAAAAGCCATCATCGAAAGCGATGGCGGAAAACTCAAGAAGAAGGATGCACAGGAAATCCTCGACACCGAGCATTCTGTTGACATGGCCATGTTCGGCCGAATGGTGGCAGATGACGCAGCTTACAATGTGGACGCTGCGGTGCAGGTAGCGCACGCACTGGGAATCCACCGCAGTGCGCCGGAGTTTGATTACTTCACTGCTGTTGACGACCTTGCTGCCAAGGGCGAAGAAACCGGTGCAGGCATGATCGGAACCGTTCAGATGATGTCTTCAATGCTCTACCGTTACGCGACCATTAACCTGAATGGATTGGTGCAAAATTTGGACTCTGCGGATAACGCCCGCCAGGCTGCAGTGCAGTTTGTAGAAGCTTTCATCGAATCCATGCCCACCGGCAAGATCAATACCTTCGCCAACCAGACCTTGCCCTCTCTTGTCTATATTGCAGTGCGCGATACGCGACCAGTCAGCTTGGTTACCGCATTTGAAACCCCCGTAGATGCTCTGGATTCCAATGAACTTCGTGTTAGTGCAGCACAAGCTATGGCTCGCGAGGAGGCCGAATTCGAGGAAGTCTACGGACTTCAACCGAGGGCGGCGTTCGTCTTGGGTATAAAAGACACCCGTGCGGCGTTTGCAGACCTGGCAAAGGAAGTTACGTTGCCAAACCTTCGCAGTGAACTCGATGATGCCTTGCGTGCCATGAGTGAGCAGAAAAGGTAG
- the casA gene encoding type I-E CRISPR-associated protein Cse1/CasA, with protein sequence MSDSQTFNLLNEPWILCMDESGAQHALSIRDVFSGHGAAYRVVGDSPTQDYAIIRLLMVIFWRAHAHDLAQQLRTRREREEFTWGEWFANMRALVVETRRDDVVLEYLKTVENRFDLLSPIEPFMQVGDLHTAKHEHKPVTALVPEAAGSFFTMRTGIGRESLSLAEAARWLVHLQAYDFSGIKSGAVGDARVTGGRGYPIGTGWTGRTGGTLILGSKGVLETLVLNTVPQAVIDTKSNGAVDGDKPVWERATDTASQRPGGDEKLGVVPTGASDLATWQIRRVRLVVEQGRVIGTVVCNGDRIPDAGRNVMDDPHTPYRFSANQSRPGKPAYYARPYDPTRTVWRALDALIAVEGDSGFDDKKNMAPKRPENLTNLATLRADKYVQEEVFDVALISMEYGSNDSLVASTFSATIGMPLLILRDDDTGRLARQAVRDAAECTRAAAISLGWFVGQLHVAAGGEYEFGVTETDRFYAQMEPHFLNWMVELGSNSGSKIEEGLNALQLVWQHRLRHAVLEMAKELIRGAGHKALVGREVKVDEDTMRVISAGSLYRHLEHRLGKDLPLTHKTLKEAHDDTIK encoded by the coding sequence GTGAGTGATAGCCAAACGTTTAATCTCCTCAACGAACCGTGGATTCTATGCATGGATGAAAGTGGTGCGCAGCACGCGCTGAGTATCCGGGATGTTTTCTCTGGCCATGGTGCCGCCTACCGGGTGGTGGGCGATTCGCCCACCCAGGATTACGCAATAATCCGGTTACTGATGGTCATCTTCTGGCGGGCACATGCACATGATCTGGCTCAGCAGCTAAGAACTCGCCGGGAGCGGGAAGAGTTCACATGGGGTGAGTGGTTCGCGAACATGCGAGCCTTAGTGGTGGAAACAAGGCGAGACGATGTGGTGCTTGAGTATCTTAAGACCGTCGAGAATCGGTTTGACTTGCTTTCACCCATAGAACCTTTCATGCAGGTAGGCGATCTGCATACCGCGAAGCATGAGCATAAACCGGTGACGGCCTTAGTCCCTGAGGCTGCGGGAAGCTTTTTCACGATGAGGACGGGGATAGGACGTGAATCTCTGAGTTTGGCAGAGGCCGCGAGATGGCTCGTCCATCTGCAGGCTTATGACTTTTCTGGGATCAAGTCCGGTGCTGTGGGTGATGCGAGAGTAACGGGAGGCAGAGGCTATCCCATCGGAACGGGATGGACTGGCCGCACCGGTGGCACTTTAATCTTGGGGTCTAAAGGAGTATTGGAAACTCTCGTTCTCAATACGGTCCCCCAAGCGGTGATTGACACCAAGAGCAATGGTGCAGTAGACGGAGACAAGCCTGTATGGGAGCGTGCAACCGATACAGCAAGTCAGCGACCTGGTGGCGACGAGAAACTAGGTGTCGTTCCTACTGGTGCTAGTGACCTCGCCACGTGGCAGATACGACGGGTACGTCTCGTGGTTGAGCAAGGGCGGGTTATAGGCACGGTTGTGTGCAACGGTGATCGTATCCCGGATGCCGGCAGAAACGTGATGGATGACCCCCACACCCCATACCGGTTTAGTGCGAACCAATCGAGGCCAGGCAAGCCCGCTTACTACGCACGCCCTTATGATCCCACCCGAACCGTGTGGCGCGCGTTGGATGCGCTCATCGCGGTAGAGGGAGATAGCGGTTTCGATGACAAGAAGAATATGGCGCCTAAACGCCCCGAGAATCTGACCAATCTTGCTACGTTACGCGCGGATAAGTATGTACAGGAGGAGGTGTTCGATGTCGCATTGATTTCCATGGAGTACGGCTCGAACGACTCGTTGGTGGCATCGACCTTTAGCGCCACAATCGGCATGCCGTTATTGATTCTGCGAGATGATGATACCGGGCGCCTCGCCCGACAGGCGGTACGCGACGCCGCTGAGTGTACCCGAGCAGCGGCGATTAGTTTGGGTTGGTTCGTTGGCCAGCTCCATGTGGCTGCAGGCGGAGAGTATGAGTTCGGCGTCACAGAGACGGATCGCTTCTATGCCCAGATGGAACCGCATTTTTTGAATTGGATGGTGGAACTGGGTTCGAATAGCGGTTCCAAGATTGAAGAAGGGTTGAATGCCCTCCAACTGGTGTGGCAGCACCGCCTCCGCCATGCAGTACTCGAAATGGCTAAAGAACTTATCCGCGGTGCGGGTCATAAGGCCTTGGTGGGGCGTGAGGTGAAAGTCGATGAGGATACGATGCGCGTGATCAGCGCGGGTTCCCTCTACCGCCACCTCGAGCATCGACTGGGTAAAGACTTGCCACTGACTCACAAAACCCTCAAGGAGGCTCATGATGACACCATCAAGTAA
- the casB gene encoding type I-E CRISPR-associated protein Cse2/CasB, translating into MMTPSSNPSTTYQSDTNTPRLRAAVSNSVNALQGDFLQPNNRVTQARARAVLAQLRKYGSLPLADQPLALEEILLLLQPSLSEWEVGRGDKPSPSELAAFHALTTFGVHMQGTTVPMHTPDRSFASSCGHFYAQSESKSTKPRFDAMMATNDDTARLVHIRSLVTLLRGIAKGFDYGLFAQDLRVLLSPTLSQDQHHRRQSVLLRWGRDFATGAYTSTSS; encoded by the coding sequence ATGATGACACCATCAAGTAATCCCTCGACTACTTATCAATCGGATACAAATACACCGCGCCTTCGGGCCGCGGTGAGCAATAGCGTGAACGCATTACAGGGAGATTTTCTGCAGCCGAACAACCGCGTCACGCAAGCCCGTGCACGAGCCGTGCTGGCTCAGCTGCGCAAGTATGGTTCGTTGCCCTTGGCTGATCAACCATTGGCTCTCGAAGAGATCTTGTTGCTTCTTCAACCATCGCTGTCGGAATGGGAGGTGGGGCGTGGGGATAAACCTTCACCTTCTGAGCTGGCCGCATTTCATGCATTGACCACATTCGGTGTGCATATGCAGGGCACAACAGTGCCTATGCATACGCCTGACCGGAGCTTCGCGAGCTCGTGTGGCCACTTCTATGCACAAAGTGAGTCGAAATCCACGAAGCCACGATTCGACGCGATGATGGCTACGAATGATGACACTGCGCGTCTCGTACATATCCGTTCGCTGGTAACGCTGCTGCGCGGGATCGCCAAAGGCTTCGATTATGGATTATTCGCACAAGATCTTCGTGTGTTGTTGAGTCCCACGCTCAGCCAAGATCAGCATCACCGTCGGCAGAGCGTCCTGCTGCGGTGGGGTCGGGACTTCGCTACAGGTGCCTACACCTCGACCAGCTCTTAG
- a CDS encoding CRISPR-associated helicase/endonuclease Cas3: protein MQIPPRTVSFCVSSEGWVAARSTQAQYLWAKSGDGVEWLSLPQHMLDSACAASLVFHRWLADSVKDFLCSRLRFERNQLEALYLWLAGIHDVGKASMAFQGLVQNHPQFEYLVSQVKDAGLNIAPSVAELNLGKLPHNVASGVIVSQWLQARGWSAAKANGLGAVLNAHHGRASHPGRDVEFVLEEYPEQWKEVQRELLKAMEALTGVGEALEALSRLKKVPVPVAQLLSGLVIVADWIASNEKLFELRADVCQRERVKMAARGLDLTAPWAPDAFRWENVDAGYQSAFSWPEEYRPRGVQRAVVEAVRDVKEPVLVVIEAETGVGKTEAGLAAAEILAARNGAQGLFFAAPSMTTANGLLERTIEWARTTAEDGVRSMYLAHSKNALAQPYQDLRFKGIEQDGDDRGNERKGTSHGVVASQWMSGRRLGLLSNIVVGTIDQVLMMALQQRFSMLRHAGLAGKVIIFDEVHAFDVYTSDYLCSAIEWLRYYGASVVLMSATLPPAKRRQLVESYSEGEWESDEVEGYPLVTVASESAVRMVPVEPSPTTMKTRVEVMEDSEEDLLHVVDSWLTDGGCLLIICNTIARAQTAYRLLSARYRDEVELLHAGFMAWERAQKEDELRARLGPDAHRGRERPRRAIVVATQVAEQSLDIDADALITDIAPMDLIIQRMGRVHRHRRPVTDRPPTLAEPRVAIRGLLAREPCPEFDPGAEAIYGRALLLATMYHLPEVFCRPDDIEKLVRAAYGTECTPPAGWEAAWEEGRREAAAKELAARRRAASYRIPLPESAEVLADLFVDESSGPPADDEERGAAQVRDAEPTVEAIPIMVTDYGYHPLGWEQELLSGASLTRPEAYHLASSTVRLPARMTRHDGDFEAVVSHLESATPAQWSEHPLLRGQLALPLALDGTAQIGRFLVRYSSELGLECE from the coding sequence ATGCAGATTCCGCCACGCACAGTGAGTTTTTGCGTTAGCTCTGAAGGTTGGGTTGCAGCCCGCAGCACACAAGCGCAATATCTCTGGGCGAAATCTGGTGACGGCGTCGAGTGGCTGAGCCTCCCACAACACATGCTGGATTCTGCGTGTGCAGCATCACTGGTGTTCCACAGGTGGCTCGCTGATTCGGTGAAGGATTTCCTGTGCAGCAGGCTGCGCTTCGAAAGAAATCAGTTGGAGGCGTTGTACCTGTGGTTGGCGGGCATACACGATGTTGGTAAAGCCAGCATGGCATTCCAAGGACTTGTACAAAATCACCCCCAGTTTGAATATCTCGTGTCTCAAGTAAAAGATGCGGGTCTTAATATCGCTCCCAGTGTGGCGGAGTTGAATCTCGGTAAGCTACCACACAACGTCGCCTCTGGGGTCATTGTTAGCCAATGGTTGCAAGCACGTGGGTGGTCGGCAGCCAAAGCTAATGGTCTGGGGGCTGTTCTCAACGCGCATCACGGTAGAGCAAGCCACCCCGGCAGAGATGTTGAGTTCGTTCTTGAGGAATACCCTGAGCAGTGGAAGGAGGTACAACGCGAACTCCTCAAAGCGATGGAGGCGCTCACAGGAGTCGGCGAAGCCTTAGAGGCGCTCAGTAGGCTGAAAAAAGTGCCGGTGCCGGTCGCGCAGCTGCTTTCCGGTCTTGTCATCGTCGCTGACTGGATCGCCTCTAATGAAAAGCTATTTGAGCTGCGTGCTGATGTATGCCAAAGAGAACGTGTGAAGATGGCAGCGCGCGGTCTCGATCTCACGGCACCGTGGGCGCCAGACGCGTTTCGCTGGGAAAACGTGGACGCGGGATACCAGAGTGCTTTTTCCTGGCCGGAGGAGTACCGTCCGCGCGGTGTACAGCGTGCCGTTGTAGAGGCTGTGCGTGATGTGAAAGAACCGGTGCTCGTCGTTATCGAGGCAGAGACTGGTGTGGGTAAGACTGAGGCCGGTTTAGCAGCAGCAGAGATTCTTGCTGCCCGTAATGGTGCGCAGGGTTTATTCTTCGCTGCGCCTAGTATGACCACGGCAAATGGTCTGCTGGAGCGGACAATTGAGTGGGCCAGAACCACAGCCGAAGATGGCGTGCGATCGATGTATCTAGCCCACTCTAAAAATGCATTGGCACAGCCTTATCAAGACCTTCGTTTCAAGGGAATTGAACAGGATGGTGATGACAGAGGCAATGAGCGAAAAGGCACCAGTCATGGGGTAGTGGCCTCCCAGTGGATGTCGGGGCGCAGACTCGGACTGTTGTCGAACATCGTGGTGGGGACTATTGATCAGGTGTTGATGATGGCACTTCAGCAACGGTTTTCCATGCTGCGCCACGCCGGTCTAGCGGGAAAGGTAATTATCTTCGATGAGGTTCATGCCTTTGACGTTTATACCTCCGATTATTTGTGTAGTGCTATCGAGTGGCTGCGCTACTACGGAGCGAGCGTGGTGCTGATGTCAGCCACGCTGCCACCGGCAAAGCGACGCCAGTTGGTGGAGTCTTACAGCGAGGGAGAGTGGGAATCGGATGAGGTGGAGGGTTACCCGCTCGTCACGGTGGCTTCTGAGTCAGCCGTGCGTATGGTGCCGGTAGAGCCTTCCCCTACTACCATGAAAACTCGCGTGGAAGTGATGGAAGATTCAGAAGAAGATCTCCTCCACGTGGTGGATTCATGGTTGACGGATGGTGGATGCCTGCTGATTATTTGCAACACCATCGCGCGGGCACAAACGGCGTATCGATTGCTGAGTGCGCGCTACCGCGATGAAGTTGAACTACTCCATGCGGGCTTTATGGCCTGGGAACGAGCCCAAAAAGAGGATGAATTGCGGGCTCGGCTTGGACCGGACGCCCACCGGGGGCGGGAACGCCCGCGCCGAGCAATCGTTGTAGCTACACAGGTCGCTGAACAGAGTCTCGACATCGACGCAGATGCACTTATCACGGACATTGCCCCAATGGACCTCATAATTCAACGGATGGGACGGGTTCACCGACATCGCAGACCGGTCACTGATCGCCCGCCAACGCTAGCGGAACCGCGAGTAGCCATCCGTGGTTTGCTTGCGCGTGAGCCATGTCCCGAGTTCGACCCCGGTGCAGAGGCCATCTACGGGCGTGCACTGTTATTGGCGACGATGTACCACTTGCCAGAGGTGTTCTGTAGGCCCGATGACATAGAAAAGCTCGTGCGCGCAGCGTATGGCACTGAGTGCACTCCGCCAGCGGGCTGGGAAGCGGCGTGGGAAGAAGGACGCCGCGAAGCGGCCGCGAAGGAGCTGGCAGCCCGCCGGCGTGCCGCCAGCTACCGAATCCCACTGCCGGAATCCGCGGAAGTTCTGGCCGACCTCTTTGTCGACGAGTCATCAGGGCCTCCGGCAGATGACGAGGAGCGCGGGGCTGCTCAGGTGCGAGATGCAGAACCGACCGTGGAGGCAATCCCGATCATGGTTACCGATTACGGTTACCATCCCTTGGGTTGGGAGCAGGAGTTACTTTCCGGTGCTTCGCTGACTCGCCCTGAGGCTTATCACCTCGCGTCTAGTACGGTGCGTTTGCCAGCAAGAATGACTCGGCATGACGGTGATTTCGAGGCGGTAGTTAGCCATCTGGAAAGCGCCACCCCAGCACAGTGGAGCGAGCATCCGCTGCTGCGTGGCCAACTTGCTCTGCCGTTAGCACTCGACGGTACGGCGCAAATTGGCAGGTTCTTAGTTCGTTACAGCAGTGAGTTGGGACTGGAGTGCGAATAG
- a CDS encoding crotonase/enoyl-CoA hydratase family protein has protein sequence MNAHDQGREPTSAASSPIDNSADNSSTTSAGNSPTGNSADNSAATSSSTSAPLTDSAVSLIKGTDPRTGEPNGIAYVTLNRPDKLNSLTLPVLDELISIARAIRRDRAIRVVILSGAGGNFSAGLDFASALKSPAKLARTFAPRPWRGTNTFQEAPWAWRRLPIPVIAAVEGYCFGGGVQIAAAADYRFTSADASWSVLEAKWGLVPDMSGIASLKQILPIDTAKRLAMTGEILTGEKAAELGLASEVSSDPIAAAEELAHQLIARSPDSVAYAKRLFDETWAKGPRATFFKERVRQARLLTLQNTRIAQKLGRKTKSTGNAHSSADNRRLTKFLPRSVR, from the coding sequence ATGAACGCTCATGATCAAGGCCGCGAGCCCACCTCCGCCGCCAGCTCCCCCATCGACAACTCGGCCGACAATTCCTCCACCACCTCCGCCGGCAACTCCCCCACCGGCAACTCGGCCGACAATTCCGCCGCCACCTCCTCCTCCACCTCCGCGCCCCTCACGGACAGCGCTGTCAGCCTCATCAAAGGCACCGATCCGCGGACCGGAGAGCCCAACGGCATCGCCTACGTCACGCTCAACCGTCCAGACAAGCTCAACTCGCTGACCCTCCCCGTCCTCGATGAACTCATCTCCATTGCCCGCGCCATCCGCCGCGACCGTGCGATCCGCGTGGTCATCCTCTCCGGTGCCGGCGGCAACTTCAGCGCCGGGCTGGACTTCGCCTCCGCCCTCAAATCCCCCGCGAAACTCGCCCGCACCTTCGCACCCCGCCCGTGGCGAGGCACCAATACTTTCCAAGAAGCGCCCTGGGCGTGGCGTCGTCTTCCCATCCCCGTGATCGCAGCCGTGGAAGGCTACTGTTTCGGCGGAGGCGTGCAGATCGCCGCCGCTGCGGATTACCGTTTTACTTCCGCCGACGCCTCCTGGTCCGTCCTCGAAGCCAAATGGGGGTTGGTACCCGATATGTCCGGCATCGCTTCGCTGAAGCAGATTCTGCCGATCGATACGGCCAAACGCCTGGCCATGACTGGGGAGATTCTGACGGGAGAAAAGGCAGCAGAGCTGGGCCTAGCCAGTGAAGTTTCATCCGATCCCATCGCTGCCGCGGAGGAGCTGGCCCATCAGTTGATTGCGCGCTCCCCGGATTCGGTGGCATACGCCAAGCGCTTGTTCGATGAAACCTGGGCCAAGGGGCCACGCGCAACGTTCTTCAAGGAGCGCGTGCGCCAAGCGCGGTTGCTCACACTGCAAAACACCCGAATCGCGCAGAAGCTGGGACGAAAAACCAAGTCCACCGGCAATGCCCACAGCAGCGCAGACAACAGGCGATTGACGAAGTTCCTGCCGCGGTCGGTACGATAG